From the genome of Deinococcus apachensis DSM 19763:
GAAGGTCCGGGTGCCGGGCGAGGTAGGTGCGCGTGTTGCGGGTCGCGCAACTGTACGGCACGCTGGTGTCCCCGGGTCGGCCGTCCAGCGAGAGGTATGCCCCCTTCGAGTCGGCGAAGTCGCGCAGCAGCCGGGTCTTGCCCACCCCCGGCGCCCCGGTCACGAAGATCAATTGGCCCGCCGCCCAGGCGGCCTCTAGCCGGGCCCAGGCGTCGGCTCGACCGACCAGGGCGGGTGGCGGGAGGGGCGGCAACGTTGCTCGCGCGGGCCTGGGGAGCCGCGCCCCCCGCGCGATCTCCCGCGCGAGGTCACGGGTCTCGGGCAGCGGCTCGGTGTGCAGGTGCTCCCGCAGGGTGGAGACGCACCGGTCATAGGTCCGCAGGGCCGCCCGCGCGTCGCCCTGGAGGTACTGGAGCCGCATCATGCGGCGCCACGCGTCCTCGGACAGGGGCAGCACGCGCAGCAACTTCTCGGCCGCCTCCGTGGCGGCAGACAGGTCCCCCTCCCGTTCAAGGCGAGCGCACCGCTCGGCCAGGCGCTGCGCCCCCACCGCCTCGCAGCGTTCGCGCCACACCGTCAACCAGTCGAAGAGATCGGGCCGGTCCCCTAGGGTCAGACCCTCCAGCAGGGGCCGGACGGCGTGCTCGGGGTCCAGGACCTGCCCCTCCAGCAGCGCGCGGACATCCGTCTCGACGAAGGGGGCCAGCGCCAGCGGATCGGCCCCCTGCACGAGGTCCGTCCCGAAGGCCTTCTGCATGCGCCTCAGCTGCTGCACCAGGTTGTTGCGCCCGGCCTGCTCCGCCGTCCCGGGCCACAGCAGGTCCGCCAGTCGGGCGCGGGGCAGGGGACCTTCCACCGCGAGCAGGGTCAGGATCTCCAGCGTCCGCCCGTCACAGCGCACGGGAGTGCCGTCCGGCGCCCGCAGGCACGGCTCACCCAGCAGCGTGAGCTGCCATGTCCCCAAGTCGTTCATGATGCCTTCATTCTAGGGTGTCCTGGTCCGGATGCGGAGGCCTCAAGGGGCAGTGGGCAGGGTGGAGCGGGCGCGGGAGCCAGACTGCAGCCGAATCTTCGACCTTAGGTGGCACGCCCTAACCCCCCGTGCTGCCGCGGGCTGTGGTGAGGTCGTGCAGGCCACGGTCCAGGGTGGCCGCCACGACGGCGACGGCAAACAGTGCCGTCATGCCCAGCAGCGCGGCGGTGAAGGGCAGGCGGTCCAGGGCCACGCCCCCCAGCAGCACGCCCAGCGGGGAGGCCAGCATCGTCAGCACCGCGGACGCCGAGAACACCCACGCCCGCAGTTCGGCGGGCGTGCGCTCCTGCAGGATGGTCGGGATAAGCGGGCCGTTCGGGCCGGAGATCAACCCGCCCACGAAGCAGACAGCCACGGCCACGGGCAGCGTGGGGGCGAGCGCCAGTCCCCCGAAGAGGCCGCACAGGCCCCAGACGCTCGCCAGGAAGGTGGTGCGCCGGGACCAGCGCCCGCCGAAGCGGCCGAACAGCAGGGCACCCAGGACCGACCCGACGCCGAACGCCGACACCAGGGTCCCCAGCCCCACGGCGTCCTCCGTGCGGCGCGCGAACACCGGCAGGACCACGGCGAACAGCGCCGCCATGAGCGCCCCGAACACCACGCTCGATCCGAAGATGACGCGCAGGGGGCCGTCGCGCCAGAGCCACCGCCATCCGGCCCAGCGGTCGATGTCCACCCGGGGAAGGAGGTCGGGCGCTTCACGCTCACGCCCGCGCGCAGACCTGGGCACGCCCCACCCGATCAGGGCGGCGGACACCAGAAACGACGTGGCATCAATCCACAGCACCCGGCTGGCCCCGAGGGTGCTGATCAGCACCCCCGCCAGCAGCGGCCCCGTCCAGCCCGAGCCGCTCTCGGCCACCTCACTCAGGGTGTTGGCGTGTTCCAGCGGCACCCCACCCTCCCGGGCGAGGTCGGGGAGCAGGCTGGCGCGGGCGGTGCTGCCCGGGCCCTCCAGCAGGGCCCGCGCGAAGGCGAGCACCGCCACCTCCCAGAAGGGCAGCCGTCCGCCCAGGGCGAGCAGGGGCAGCAGGGCCACGGCCAAGGCACTCAGGACATCCGAGAGGATGCTCGCCCGGCGGTAGCCCAGGCGGTCGATCAGGTCAGCGCCGAAGAGGAACGACAGCAGGCCGCCGCTCAACCCGCATAGCGCCACCACCCCGGTCAGGGTGGGGCTGCCCGTGGACGAGAGCACGAACCAGGGCACCGCCAGTTGGGTGACGGCCGAACCGTGCCAGGAGATGGCGTTGGCGAGGGTCAGGGTGTACAGCGGCAGACGGCCGGAACGAGAAAGAACAGCAGAGGGGACCATGGTCACTCCGTGGTGGACCGCGCCCGGTGAGGGCACGGCGAGAGAACGGCAGGCGAGGAGCCAGCTCGTTCCCCACGGGCAGACCGCGAGGCATCAATGGGGGTCTGGGCGCGTGGGGAACTCAATTCCCACGGCCGGAGACGGCGCCGCAAAGTGTGCCAGGCATAGATCCCTCCTTTTCTGTTCCCAGGGTAACGGGAGAGCGGCCTGGGGGAATACGCCGGATGGCGCAGCGGGCGGGGGGCCCGGAGCCGGGCCTTCTCCTCCCCGTCGCGGTTCAGGGCACCGGGTGGAGGTCGTAACGCGCCGTGAGATCGGCCAGCACCCCCAGGTCCTGCGGGGGCCAGGACGGCGAGGCCGCCACGATCCCCGCGAGATCGGAGAAGTAGCCCTCGAAGCCGCCGGGCGTCATGAAGGTCAGGAAGCGGGCGGGCTGGTCGAAGGGGTTGGCGAAGGTGTGGGCCACGCCCGGCTCGACCCGCAGCGCCTCACCCGCGCGCACCACGCGGCGCTCGCCCTCCATCTGGAATTCCAGGTGGCCGCCCAGGATATAGAACGCCTCGGTGAAGGTCGCGTGCGTGTGGGGAGCGGGACCTCGGAAGTGAGGCTGGCAGGTGTACTCCAGCAGGGACCACGCGCCGTTCGTGTCGCTGCTCACGACGTGGAAGACCAGCGTGTTGCCCAGAACGTGCAGGGTGCGGGGAGTGGAAGTCTCGGTGATCGTCGCCGTCATGGGTCGCCTCCTCGCGCGGCGGGTTTTCCGAAGTTCGCGCGTGGCTTCAAGGTACGGAGCGAGCGGGACTGCACGCGCCGTGCGGTTGGAGGAGAGTGGTGGGCGACGGTCGCCCCCTCTATTTGGAGGGGACGTCCGGCGAGGGGCTCAGCCCCGGTCCTGCTCCAGGGCCACCCGGGTGGCCGCGGCACGGGTCCGGACACCGAGCTTTGAGAACACCGAGCGCACGTGCCCGGCCACGGTGGTGACGCTCACCCCCAGCCGGGCGGCGATCTGGGGATTGGTCAGGCCCTCGCTGAGCAGCCGCTGCACGTCCCGCTCCCGCCCGGTGAGGTCGAACGCCGAGCCTGTGGGACGGGTGGCCGGAGCTGTCGCACTGGAAATCACCTCCAGGGCGAGGGCGCACGCATCATCAGCGGTCAGCCCCCGGCCTTCCCGGACGAGCTCGGTAAACCTGGGGGTTCCCAGCGCCTCCCGGGCCAGTTCCAGCAGCGCGTCGAGGGCCGCCAGATGGCTCGGAATGGGCCGGATGCCCACGCTGGCCCACCGCTGATCCGCCGCCCCCCTCAACCGCGCGGCGGTCGCGGAGTCGAGCCGCCCGAAGGTGGCGGAGAGTCCCGCGAGGGCGTAACCCACCACCGCCGCGTCCTCCAGATCCAGGGCATGGGTGAGTGCCTCGAACAGCAGGTCGCGCGCGCGCTCCTCCTCGCCCAGGGGCAGGAGCATCGCCGCCAGCGCGGTCGCCGCGTACCCACCCGAACTCCAGCTCCCCGCGGTAGGCCGCCAGGCCGCGCTCCAGGTGGGCCACGCCCGCCTCGCGCTCCCCCTGATTGGCGAGGTGCCGCCCCAGCGCCGTGTGGGCCAGCCCCACTGCCCACGGGTCGCCGGAGGTCTGGGCCACCTCCACGGCGCGGTGCAGGATCGGCAGGGCCGGTTCCAGCGACGTGAAGGAGGCCCCCATGCCCCACAGGGTGAGGGCGCGCATACGCAGCAGGGGCGGCGCCCCCGGGGGCAGCAGCGCGTGCGCGTCCCGCGCGAGGGTGTAGGTGACCGGGAACTCGCCCTGCACGTGGGCCATCGCCGCGGCGACGAGCAGGGTGCGTCCCCGGTCCACGGGCGTGAGGTCCCCGGTCAGGACGGCCGCCGCCTCCCGCACCGGTGGCGTGAGCGCGAAGCGGTCCCTGTCCCGCACGACCAGGCCGTGCTCCACGAGTGCCGTGAGGACGTCGAGCGCGTCTGCCGCGCCCCCGGCCACCGCCTCGAATGCGTCCAGGTCGAAGTTGGCGGGGAACACGCCGAGACGGGCGAACACCTCGCGGGCCTCTGGCGGCAGCAGGTCGTGGCTCCATTGCAGGGTCGCCCGCAGGGTCCGGTGGCGCGGCGGCACGTCGTGGGTGCCGGAGGCCAGCAGGGCGAGGTTCAAGCGGGCGAGGACTGCGTCCAGGGGCAGCACCCTCAGCCGGGCCGCGGCGAGTTCCAGCGCGAGGGGCAGGCCGCCCAGCGCCCGCACGAGCCGGGCCACGCTCCCCGCATTGGCGGCCGTCAGCGCGAAGCCGGGAGAGGCGCGCCGCGCCCGCTCCGCGAACAGCCGCCCGGCGGCCGACCTGCCGACCTCGTGCAGGTCGTGCGAGGCGGGCACACCGAGCGGGGCGAGGGGAATCTCCAATTCTCTGGAGAGGTGCAGCGGCACGCGGCTGGTCACCAGCAGGTGCATCCGCGGCGCACCGCGCAGGAGTGCGGCCACGAAGGGCACGGCCCCCAGGACGTGCTCGAAATTGTCGAGCAGCAAGAGACCCTGGCGGTCCCGCAACGCGTCCAGCACTGCCGCCGTGGCGTCCCCGGCGACGCGCAGGCCGAGCACCGCAGCCACTGCATCGGGCACGAAGCGTGCGTCCTGCACCCCATCGAGGGCCACGACCCAGGCACCACCCTCGAATTCCGGGGCCAGCTGACGCAGCAGTTCCGCCGCGCAGCGCGTCTTGCCAATACCGCCCGGCCCGGTGAGCGTCACGAGGCGTTCCCCCCCGTCCCGCAGGGCCTGACGTAGCCGGTCCAGATCGGCCTCCCGCCCCACCAGCGGGGCCAGGCCAGCGGGCAGCACCGACGACAGATCGGGAAGAACGGGCGCGTCCGTGTTCATGGAGTTCTCCTGATGTTACCCGTCTCCGGGGCGGGCACGATCTCCTTGTTCTACCCGGGTAGTATTGACGTCACAATATTAGCCGGGTAATATTCAAGCATGGAAGAGCACTTCACCGTCTTTGTGGGAGACCGCCACCTCATCTCGGGTCCGTTGCGGGAGGTGCTGGCACAGGTCAAGGCCCGGGAGGAAACGTCCGAACGTCCCCTCCTGATCTTCAACCACACCGGCAACCCCGTCGACTTCGACCTGCGCGGCCCCCTGGACGAGGTGATCGCCCGTGTTCAACCCCCCCGCAAGCCCGCCGGGCGGGGGCGCCCCCGGCTCGGCGTGGTTGCCCGCGAGGTCACGTTGCTGCCCCGCCACTGGGACTGGCTGGAAGCCCAGCCGGGGGGAGCGTCCGCGGCCCTGCGCCGTCTCGTCGACGAGGCCCGCAAGCGCGACCCGGGCCGCGAAGGCGTGCTCGCCGCCCAGACTGCCGCCGACCGCTTCCTGGGGGTGATGGCGGGCGACCGTCCCGGCTATCAGGAGGCCTCGCGCGCCCTGTACGCCCGTGACCGCGTCGCGTTCGAGGCCCACATGGCGGGCTGGCCCCCGGATATCCGCACCCACGCCCTGAACCTCGCCGCTCCCGCTTTCGAGGAGGTACCCGCCACCCCCACTCCCTGAGCCTCCTCCTGCCTGAACGGGCGCCCCCACGGCGCCTTCTCCCCCGCGTTGCCAGGACAGCGCGGACGCCCTCCCGTATTCCTTTCCCCCGGAGAACCCCATGAGCCACGCCCGCCCCCCCGGCCTCGCCTTCATCTTCGTGACCCTGGTGATCGACATGATCGGCCTCGGCGTCATCATTCCCGTCGTGCCCGAACTCGTCGGACAGCTCGCCGGAGACGCCCGGAGCCTGGGGCTGCTCATCGCCCTGTACGCCCTCGCCCAGCTCCTGGCCGCGCCCGCCCTCGGCGCCCTCTCCGACCGCTACGGGCGCCGCCCGGTCCTGCTCGGCGGGGCCCTCCTCGCCGCCCTCTCCTACACCCTGGCGGCCCTCGCGCCGACGCTGGGGTGGCTCTTCCTCGCGCGGGCCCTGGGGGGAATCGCGGGCGCGACGGTCGGGGTGGCGAACGCCTACATCGCCGACATCAG
Proteins encoded in this window:
- a CDS encoding cupin domain-containing protein codes for the protein MTATITETSTPRTLHVLGNTLVFHVVSSDTNGAWSLLEYTCQPHFRGPAPHTHATFTEAFYILGGHLEFQMEGERRVVRAGEALRVEPGVAHTFANPFDQPARFLTFMTPGGFEGYFSDLAGIVAASPSWPPQDLGVLADLTARYDLHPVP
- a CDS encoding response regulator transcription factor, producing the protein MISSATAPATRPTGSAFDLTGRERDVQRLLSEGLTNPQIAARLGVSVTTVAGHVRSVFSKLGVRTRAAATRVALEQDRG
- a CDS encoding DUF2239 family protein, with the translated sequence MEEHFTVFVGDRHLISGPLREVLAQVKAREETSERPLLIFNHTGNPVDFDLRGPLDEVIARVQPPRKPAGRGRPRLGVVAREVTLLPRHWDWLEAQPGGASAALRRLVDEARKRDPGREGVLAAQTAADRFLGVMAGDRPGYQEASRALYARDRVAFEAHMAGWPPDIRTHALNLAAPAFEEVPATPTP
- a CDS encoding ATP-binding protein; the protein is MNTDAPVLPDLSSVLPAGLAPLVGREADLDRLRQALRDGGERLVTLTGPGGIGKTRCAAELLRQLAPEFEGGAWVVALDGVQDARFVPDAVAAVLGLRVAGDATAAVLDALRDRQGLLLLDNFEHVLGAVPFVAALLRGAPRMHLLVTSRVPLHLSRELEIPLAPLGVPASHDLHEVGRSAAGRLFAERARRASPGFALTAANAGSVARLVRALGGLPLALELAAARLRVLPLDAVLARLNLALLASGTHDVPPRHRTLRATLQWSHDLLPPEAREVFARLGVFPANFDLDAFEAVAGGAADALDVLTALVEHGLVVRDRDRFALTPPVREAAAVLTGDLTPVDRGRTLLVAAAMAHVQGEFPVTYTLARDAHALLPPGAPPLLRMRALTLWGMGASFTSLEPALPILHRAVEVAQTSGDPWAVGLAHTALGRHLANQGEREAGVAHLERGLAAYRGELEFGWVRGDRAGGDAPAPGRGGARARPAVRGTHPCPGSGGRGGGGLRPRGTLRHLRAARLRDRRAVEGGGGSAVGQRGHPAHSEPSGGPRRAAGTGPGGAGNPQVYRARPGRPGADR
- a CDS encoding MFS transporter, with translation MVPSAVLSRSGRLPLYTLTLANAISWHGSAVTQLAVPWFVLSSTGSPTLTGVVALCGLSGGLLSFLFGADLIDRLGYRRASILSDVLSALAVALLPLLALGGRLPFWEVAVLAFARALLEGPGSTARASLLPDLAREGGVPLEHANTLSEVAESGSGWTGPLLAGVLISTLGASRVLWIDATSFLVSAALIGWGVPRSARGREREAPDLLPRVDIDRWAGWRWLWRDGPLRVIFGSSVVFGALMAALFAVVLPVFARRTEDAVGLGTLVSAFGVGSVLGALLFGRFGGRWSRRTTFLASVWGLCGLFGGLALAPTLPVAVAVCFVGGLISGPNGPLIPTILQERTPAELRAWVFSASAVLTMLASPLGVLLGGVALDRLPFTAALLGMTALFAVAVVAATLDRGLHDLTTARGSTGG